From a region of the Blochmannia endosymbiont of Camponotus modoc genome:
- a CDS encoding YhcB family protein, giving the protein MIWICIFASLIIGIIIGAFIMYYKARYLLHDQKKLYNELQDKKVKLNEYQKELSNHFIYTIKLLNKIEDDYRQLYHNVKRSANFFLPNTHIQDNIHEFNTKKTIIKHEQLPIEAPLDYSSNTENTIKNHDNE; this is encoded by the coding sequence ATGATATGGATATGTATATTCGCAAGCTTAATAATTGGAATTATTATAGGAGCATTTATAATGTATTATAAAGCACGCTATTTATTACATGATCAAAAAAAATTATATAACGAATTACAAGATAAAAAAGTTAAACTAAATGAATACCAAAAAGAATTAAGTAATCACTTTATTTACACTATAAAATTATTAAATAAAATAGAAGATGATTACCGTCAATTATATCATAATGTCAAAAGAAGCGCTAATTTTTTTTTACCAAATACACATATACAAGATAACATACACGAATTTAATACAAAAAAAACAATCATAAAACACGAACAATTACCAATAGAAGCACCGTTAGATTATTCCAGTAATACGGAAAATACAATAAAAAATCATGATAATGAATAA
- the lptA gene encoding lipopolysaccharide transport periplasmic protein LptA, which yields MKSNTYGKYKIILTYISIFLIFPCSHALTHKKSQILQVYSECQSINMLTNTITFTDRVILKYKNIDLYADKILISHTEDTHHLSMIEAHGNPVTLNQTQKMGNVMFAQSSIIHYNTSDDTITLIGNAYIKQSGNSIHSDKIIYSIKNKQIKAIANQGNKVITILSEKSI from the coding sequence ATGAAATCCAACACATACGGTAAATACAAAATAATACTTACTTACATTAGTATATTTTTAATATTTCCATGCTCTCATGCTTTAACACATAAAAAATCACAAATACTTCAAGTATATTCTGAATGTCAATCAATTAATATGTTGACTAATACAATAACTTTTACAGATCGAGTTATACTTAAATATAAAAATATTGATCTTTATGCAGATAAGATATTAATCTCTCATACAGAAGATACACATCATCTTTCCATGATAGAAGCACACGGAAATCCTGTTACTTTAAATCAAACACAAAAAATGGGGAATGTGATGTTTGCTCAATCATCGATAATACATTACAATACCAGCGATGACACTATTACTCTGATTGGTAATGCTTATATAAAACAATCAGGAAATTCTATACACAGTGATAAGATCATATATTCAATAAAAAACAAACAAATAAAAGCCATTGCCAACCAAGGAAATAAAGTTATAACAATTTTATCAGAAAAATCCATCTAA
- the murA gene encoding UDP-N-acetylglucosamine 1-carboxyvinyltransferase produces MTVDRFYIHGPTPLSGEVSISGAKNSALPILFATLLTEEPVEIFNVPKLKDIDVTIKLLTQLGAKVDHCDVVFVDTSSVNTCCASYDLVKSMRASIWALGPLVARFGEGKIWLPGGCSIGKRSVDLHVNGLEQLGATIILEEEYVTASVNGRLHGAHIIMDKISVGATVTIMSAAALAEGVTIIDNAAREPEIVDTANFLIMLGTNINGAGSNRITIEGAQKLGGGKYSIMPDRIETGTFLVAAAVSRTNVVCLGSRPDTLRFVIKKLRESGADINMGKDWIGLNMHGKRPKAVTVCTKPYPGFPTDMQAQFTLLNIVSKGTGKIIETIFENRFMHVPELVRMGARIKILNNMIVCHGVDSLVGTQVMATDLRASASLVLAGCIAEGLTIVDCVYHIDRGYDHIEKKLKNMGAHIKRVTNK; encoded by the coding sequence ATGACAGTGGATAGATTTTATATTCATGGTCCTACTCCTTTAAGTGGCGAAGTGAGTATATCAGGTGCTAAAAATTCTGCATTACCAATTTTGTTTGCTACGTTATTAACTGAAGAACCTGTAGAAATTTTTAATGTGCCTAAATTAAAGGATATTGATGTTACTATAAAATTATTAACACAACTTGGAGCAAAAGTGGATCATTGCGATGTAGTTTTTGTAGATACGAGCAGTGTTAACACGTGCTGTGCATCTTATGATCTAGTTAAATCAATGCGTGCTTCCATTTGGGCATTAGGACCATTAGTAGCACGGTTTGGAGAAGGTAAAATTTGGCTACCTGGAGGATGTTCAATTGGAAAAAGATCAGTAGATTTACATGTTAACGGTTTAGAGCAGTTGGGAGCAACAATTATCTTAGAAGAAGAGTATGTTACAGCTTCTGTGAATGGACGATTGCATGGTGCTCATATTATTATGGATAAAATCAGTGTTGGAGCTACGGTTACTATCATGAGTGCCGCTGCATTAGCAGAGGGAGTTACTATAATTGATAATGCTGCTCGTGAACCAGAGATTGTTGATACTGCTAATTTTCTTATTATGTTAGGAACTAACATTAACGGAGCTGGAAGCAATAGAATTACTATCGAAGGGGCTCAAAAATTAGGAGGAGGAAAGTATTCAATTATGCCAGATCGCATTGAAACTGGTACCTTTTTAGTTGCTGCCGCTGTTTCACGTACAAATGTAGTATGTTTGGGATCTCGTCCGGATACGTTACGTTTTGTGATAAAAAAATTACGGGAATCTGGAGCTGATATTAATATGGGTAAAGATTGGATCGGTTTGAACATGCATGGGAAAAGACCTAAAGCTGTTACTGTATGTACTAAGCCATATCCAGGGTTTCCTACTGATATGCAAGCACAGTTTACTTTATTAAATATAGTCTCCAAAGGAACGGGAAAAATTATAGAAACTATATTTGAAAATAGGTTTATGCACGTACCAGAGCTTGTTCGTATGGGAGCTCGTATTAAAATATTAAATAATATGATTGTTTGTCATGGTGTTGACTCATTAGTTGGTACTCAAGTCATGGCAACGGACTTGCGGGCTTCTGCAAGTTTAGTATTAGCTGGTTGTATTGCTGAAGGATTGACGATAGTGGATTGTGTATATCATATTGATCGAGGATATGATCATATTGAGAAAAAGTTAAAAAATATGGGAGCTCATATAAAACGAGTTACTAATAAATAA
- a CDS encoding LysR family transcriptional regulator, protein MNNFDFNLLIILNALLEDNSVNLAAKKLNVTAPAISKSLNKIRILFNDQILVRSGTKLIPTPKAISLKENIKELVNRIESIFNSNIVFEPKITAISFTIASNNAILFILNTMLFQEMKDKAPNAFIHLVNDSDYDDNFLRNHTIDLYIGEIRALNPEITIRTIYVSKCCIISRNHHPILSQTKNMDNLLKYQFIKTKYEHLTNSDEHSKYFWSERNLIGITPEYITTVNAIIHSDALAIIPEFILTTIKKLNISITHFNTDFNLGKKSIIQAWHSKHNRSSAHKWLREFTKKIFLTSIT, encoded by the coding sequence ATGAATAATTTTGATTTCAATTTACTAATAATTCTCAATGCACTGCTCGAAGATAATAGCGTAAACTTAGCAGCAAAAAAATTAAATGTCACTGCTCCAGCTATTAGTAAATCCCTCAATAAAATACGCATTCTATTTAATGATCAAATTTTAGTGCGCAGTGGAACTAAATTAATCCCTACTCCTAAAGCAATCTCTCTAAAAGAAAATATTAAAGAATTAGTGAATCGTATTGAATCAATATTCAACAGTAACATAGTATTTGAACCTAAAATTACTGCTATATCATTTACTATTGCATCGAACAATGCTATTCTCTTTATCCTTAATACTATGTTATTTCAAGAAATGAAAGATAAAGCTCCCAACGCATTTATTCATTTAGTAAATGATTCAGATTACGATGATAATTTTTTAAGAAACCATACCATCGATTTATATATAGGAGAAATACGCGCACTTAACCCAGAAATAACTATTCGAACTATCTACGTATCCAAATGTTGTATAATATCTCGGAATCATCATCCTATTTTATCTCAAACTAAAAATATGGACAATTTATTAAAATATCAATTCATTAAAACCAAATATGAGCATTTAACCAATTCCGATGAACATAGTAAATATTTTTGGTCGGAGCGTAACTTAATTGGTATTACTCCAGAATATATCACTACTGTAAACGCTATAATTCATTCAGATGCATTAGCGATAATACCAGAATTTATATTAACAACGATAAAAAAATTAAATATATCAATAACACATTTTAATACTGATTTTAACTTAGGAAAAAAAAGCATCATTCAAGCATGGCATTCTAAACACAACCGCTCTTCCGCTCATAAATGGCTGAGAGAATTTACTAAAAAAATATTTTTAACTAGTATAACATAA
- a CDS encoding metal ABC transporter ATP-binding protein yields MMTLYNLIAGYCGRNVSPSVSGRIKYGSMIAIIGPNGIGKSTLLKTLAGLLPPVSGRLEFGKKGRPRMGYLPQNKTIDPHFPLTVFDVVSMGCWPRINLLKRLNQHQRTVIWRSLDQVKLLDVLNQYIETLSGGQVQRMLFARILAQQASLILLDEPFQGIDINTCKIMIRAVNLLCRRGCTVIAALHNNEFVTEYFPNTLLLTCSCSIWNPSK; encoded by the coding sequence ATGATGACATTATATAACTTAATAGCGGGTTACTGTGGTCGCAATGTTAGTCCATCCGTGAGTGGTCGGATTAAGTATGGCAGCATGATTGCTATCATAGGACCCAACGGAATAGGAAAATCTACTTTATTAAAAACATTAGCTGGGTTGTTGCCTCCAGTTTCCGGTCGATTGGAATTTGGAAAAAAAGGCAGACCTCGTATGGGTTATTTACCTCAGAATAAAACTATAGATCCCCATTTTCCATTAACTGTATTCGACGTAGTATCTATGGGTTGTTGGCCGAGAATAAATTTATTAAAAAGACTGAATCAACACCAAAGAACAGTAATTTGGCGTTCTTTAGATCAGGTAAAATTGTTAGATGTATTAAATCAATATATAGAAACTTTGTCAGGAGGACAAGTGCAACGTATGTTATTTGCTAGAATATTGGCTCAGCAAGCATCATTAATTTTACTTGATGAGCCATTTCAAGGAATTGATATAAATACTTGTAAAATCATGATACGTGCTGTAAATCTTTTGTGTAGACGTGGATGTACTGTGATTGCTGCGTTACATAATAATGAATTCGTAACTGAATATTTTCCTAATACATTGTTGTTAACTTGTTCTTGTAGTATTTGGAATCCATCCAAATAA
- the dolP gene encoding division/outer membrane stress-associated lipid-binding lipoprotein translates to MNISCHIHISHILLILFAILTLQSCCSGMLAIGTAAFITTTWNDPRTIGTQLDDNILENHIAHALKKNKHIKKSTRIKTTVYQGNVLLTGQTPSMSYAKEAIKIVIKINGTKNIYNAIRQDKPICIQSILTDAWISAQIHLIFFIKNDIHASNIKIITENKEVFLLGQVTHEESKYAEKIAHAIDGVKNVFTAFSYTT, encoded by the coding sequence ATGAATATTTCATGTCATATACATATATCACATATATTATTAATTTTATTCGCTATATTGACGTTGCAATCTTGTTGTTCAGGTATGTTAGCTATTGGAACTGCTGCATTTATAACTACAACATGGAATGATCCTCGTACTATAGGCACTCAATTAGATGATAATATCTTAGAAAATCATATTGCTCATGCTCTTAAAAAAAACAAACATATTAAAAAATCAACAAGAATAAAAACCACTGTATACCAAGGCAATGTGTTATTGACTGGACAAACTCCTTCTATGTCTTACGCTAAAGAAGCTATAAAAATAGTAATAAAAATTAATGGGACAAAAAATATTTATAATGCAATTCGTCAAGATAAACCAATATGCATACAATCTATTCTTACAGATGCTTGGATTAGCGCTCAAATACACTTAATTTTTTTTATAAAAAACGATATACATGCTTCCAATATTAAAATAATTACAGAAAACAAAGAAGTATTTCTTTTGGGACAAGTTACTCATGAAGAAAGTAAATACGCTGAAAAAATAGCACATGCAATAGACGGAGTAAAAAATGTATTTACCGCTTTTTCCTATACTACTTAA
- the lptC gene encoding LPS export ABC transporter periplasmic protein LptC, with translation MFYVSKSLKKNKKYTFISILLILIIIFLSFIIKKSLIMFNTSSHPLIQHDICTHRGNDVTINVYSKTGQLKFKLTAHCIQHFSNQKITWFICPSITAFDNKNIPKWKIIANQAKLSYEKILHLYGYVYINHLIHDGYFQSIITNQATINLITQDIISNEKVIIHGHYFYSVGMKMHANLHTQTAKLIDSVQTCYEIQHIR, from the coding sequence ATGTTTTATGTCTCAAAATCACTGAAAAAAAATAAAAAATACACTTTTATTTCAATTTTATTAATATTGATAATAATCTTTCTATCTTTTATTATAAAAAAATCATTAATCATGTTTAATACATCATCACACCCATTAATTCAGCATGATATATGCACTCATCGAGGTAACGATGTAACAATTAACGTATACAGTAAAACTGGACAACTTAAATTTAAATTGACAGCGCACTGCATTCAACATTTTTCAAATCAAAAAATTACTTGGTTTATATGTCCTAGCATTACAGCTTTTGACAACAAAAACATCCCAAAGTGGAAAATTATAGCAAATCAAGCCAAACTAAGTTACGAAAAAATACTGCACCTATACGGATATGTATATATCAATCATTTAATACATGATGGATACTTTCAATCCATTATTACAAACCAAGCGACAATTAACTTAATAACTCAAGATATTATTTCGAACGAAAAAGTAATTATACATGGTCATTATTTTTATTCTGTTGGGATGAAAATGCATGCCAATTTACATACACAAACAGCAAAATTAATTGATAGCGTACAAACTTGTTATGAAATCCAACACATACGGTAA
- the rplM gene encoding 50S ribosomal protein L13, giving the protein MKTFMAKSHVIRRAWHIIDAKNKILGRLSTAISRYLIGKHKIEYTPHVDIGDYVIVLNAKEVSVSGHKRDDKIYYHHTGYIGGIKQLNFKSMINRYPEKVIEIAVKGMLPKGPLGRMMYCRLRVYSGNVHAHAAQEPQFIDC; this is encoded by the coding sequence ATGAAAACTTTTATGGCAAAATCACATGTAATTAGGAGAGCATGGCATATTATTGATGCTAAGAATAAAATACTTGGTCGTTTATCTACCGCGATTTCTAGATATTTAATTGGTAAGCATAAAATAGAATATACTCCTCATGTCGACATTGGAGATTATGTTATTGTTTTAAATGCAAAAGAGGTATCTGTAAGTGGTCATAAACGTGATGATAAAATATATTATCATCATACTGGATATATTGGAGGTATTAAGCAATTAAATTTTAAAAGTATGATAAATAGATATCCTGAAAAGGTGATTGAAATTGCAGTAAAGGGTATGTTACCTAAAGGTCCCTTAGGTCGGATGATGTATTGTAGACTTAGAGTGTATTCAGGAAATGTACATGCGCATGCTGCTCAAGAACCTCAATTTATAGATTGTTAA
- a CDS encoding BolA family protein codes for MNVDEIKSILLKDLSLNEAYVSLYEDNYQIIAVSHIFSDGMTELERHKIIYAPLMKYILNNEIHSISIQAFNPKEWNKKRGLCDV; via the coding sequence ATGAACGTGGATGAGATTAAAAGTATTTTATTAAAAGATTTATCATTAAATGAAGCATATGTCTCTTTGTATGAGGATAATTATCAAATTATTGCTGTAAGTCATATTTTTTCTGATGGTATGACTGAATTAGAACGGCATAAAATTATATATGCTCCTCTTATGAAGTATATATTAAATAATGAAATTCATTCAATATCTATTCAAGCATTTAATCCTAAAGAATGGAATAAAAAGCGTGGATTATGCGATGTATGA
- a CDS encoding metal ABC transporter permease — protein sequence MMIHMLFDPFINFGYMRRAIVACCVLSISITPIGSFLMLRRMSLVGDVLSHAILPGVAIGYFFSGMSFLIMSIGGFISGLMVAILSTWISEKTLLQQDASFAGFYLGSLAFGVVLMSLHGPNVDLLDLLFGSILSVNLLNLECIGIISTITLLTIALFYRALIIETFDPDFLRDNNIEASRCIQIFFLSIVMLNLVASFQVTGTLMSVGLMMLPGLSARYWVKSLIHMLLLSVFIAFFCSWIGLIGSFYMFLPAGPTIVLCGSIIFLISVLFGRNKGILFSVYNKK from the coding sequence ATGATGATTCATATGTTATTTGATCCTTTTATTAACTTTGGATATATGCGAAGAGCTATAGTTGCTTGTTGTGTGTTATCTATCAGTATAACGCCAATAGGTAGTTTTTTAATGTTGAGGCGTATGAGTTTAGTGGGAGATGTGTTATCTCATGCTATATTACCGGGCGTAGCGATAGGGTATTTTTTTTCAGGAATGTCATTTCTGATAATGAGTATAGGGGGATTTATTTCCGGTTTAATGGTCGCGATATTATCTACTTGGATTAGCGAAAAAACATTGTTGCAACAAGATGCTAGTTTTGCTGGATTCTATCTTGGATCTTTGGCATTTGGAGTTGTATTAATGTCGTTACATGGTCCTAATGTGGATTTGTTGGATTTGTTATTTGGATCTATTTTATCTGTAAATTTGTTAAATTTAGAATGTATCGGGATCATTAGTACTATAACTTTACTTACTATCGCATTATTTTACAGAGCTTTAATTATTGAAACGTTTGATCCAGATTTTTTAAGAGACAATAATATTGAAGCGTCGAGATGTATTCAAATATTTTTTTTATCAATTGTTATGTTAAATTTAGTAGCAAGTTTTCAAGTGACTGGTACTTTAATGTCTGTTGGTTTAATGATGTTACCTGGGTTATCAGCTCGGTATTGGGTTAAGAGTTTAATACATATGTTATTGTTATCGGTATTTATTGCTTTTTTTTGCTCGTGGATAGGGTTGATTGGGTCATTTTATATGTTTTTGCCTGCAGGACCGACTATAGTGTTATGTGGTAGTATAATTTTTTTAATTTCAGTGTTGTTTGGTAGGAATAAAGGTATTTTATTTTCTGTATATAACAAAAAATAA
- the lptG gene encoding LPS export ABC transporter permease LptG, translating to MYSILNYYIIKTVISNTTTVFLVLLSLSSVIKLIDELRKIGEGNHFVFDVIIYMILSLPKDFELFFPIATLLGGLLSLCMLEIHNEFIAMQVSGFSRLQITLSVIKASIPVLLCSIISNEWVVPNSEKIMCMYRNQSQHNASLLSIKIKNLWFIDNNDFVCVENVIAYNELLGVKLYNFNEERKLKKICYVERAVFVNKVWHLINVNELDISQEISVANKKIPNSEWNAELTPYKLSMMITHPNFLSISKLYHCVKYFHRIGQNSKYYQVIFWKKILSPISGSVMTIMALAFTFGPLYKKKIGIRLFVGSIAGFLFYILNQIFGILSTIHSVSPIIGSISPSIIFLVISIIIMRIYS from the coding sequence ATGTACAGCATTTTGAATTATTACATTATAAAAACGGTAATATCAAATACAACGACGGTCTTTTTAGTATTATTATCTTTATCTAGTGTGATTAAACTGATTGATGAATTGCGTAAGATAGGAGAAGGAAACCATTTTGTTTTTGACGTTATTATTTACATGATTTTAAGTTTGCCAAAAGATTTTGAATTATTTTTTCCTATAGCGACTTTATTAGGTGGTCTTTTAAGTTTATGCATGCTTGAAATACATAATGAATTTATAGCAATGCAAGTCTCTGGATTTAGCAGGTTACAGATCACTTTATCAGTCATAAAAGCTTCTATTCCTGTATTATTATGCAGTATCATTTCTAATGAATGGGTAGTGCCTAATAGCGAAAAAATAATGTGCATGTATCGTAATCAATCGCAACATAATGCTTCTTTACTTTCTATAAAGATTAAAAATCTATGGTTCATAGATAACAATGATTTTGTTTGTGTTGAAAATGTAATAGCCTATAATGAATTGCTAGGAGTAAAATTATATAATTTTAACGAAGAAAGAAAGCTAAAAAAGATATGTTATGTCGAACGGGCAGTATTTGTTAATAAAGTATGGCATTTGATTAATGTAAATGAATTGGATATTTCTCAAGAAATATCCGTTGCTAATAAAAAAATACCAAATTCTGAATGGAATGCTGAATTAACTCCATATAAATTATCCATGATGATTACTCATCCAAATTTTTTATCTATCTCTAAGTTATATCATTGCGTTAAATATTTTCATAGGATTGGGCAAAATTCTAAATATTATCAAGTGATTTTTTGGAAGAAAATATTATCCCCTATATCTGGATCCGTTATGACTATAATGGCATTAGCGTTTACTTTTGGACCATTATACAAAAAAAAGATAGGCATTAGATTATTCGTAGGAAGTATAGCAGGGTTTTTATTTTATATTTTAAATCAAATATTTGGAATATTAAGTACTATACACAGTGTTTCTCCAATAATTGGATCGATATCACCCAGTATAATATTTTTAGTAATTAGCATTATTATTATGAGGATATATTCATAA
- a CDS encoding Do family serine endopeptidase: MKITHFLKILSILFTLGISYAESSINHTTFSTEMSGLLPSLAPMLDTVLPAVVSVHVEGIQPARRLTLPKEFKYFFGPDIPGGNFGSRPFEGLGSGVIINANKGYIITNNHVVNGADKIKIQLNDGREFNAKLVGHDEQTDLALLQLLKFKNLSEIKMADSDILKVGDFAVAIGNPFGLGQTATSGIISALGRSGLNLEGLENFIQTDASINRGNSGGALVNLHGELIGINTAILAPGGGNIGIGFAIPSNIVKNLSQQLIEFGEVKRGQLGIKGTELTADIAKALNIDAQRGAFVSEVLPGTAAAKANIKAGDIIVSIEGKPIKNFAELRVKIGTTTPGKSIKLGLLRDGKIQTVSVLLDDSTSVSTSEEMLTPALQGASLSNGYLKDGTKGVQVEDVVKDSPAYSIGLQKGDIIVGLNRTKVHNLSQLRKILNEKPSVIALNIMRGDTNIFLLLR, translated from the coding sequence ATGAAGATAACACATTTCCTAAAAATATTAAGTATATTATTCACATTGGGAATCTCATATGCTGAATCTTCTATAAATCATACAACATTTTCTACAGAAATGTCGGGACTCTTACCGAGTTTAGCGCCCATGTTGGATACAGTACTGCCAGCAGTAGTAAGTGTGCATGTTGAAGGTATTCAACCTGCGAGAAGACTTACATTGCCTAAAGAATTTAAATATTTTTTTGGACCAGATATCCCTGGAGGAAATTTTGGATCTAGACCATTCGAAGGACTAGGATCAGGAGTGATTATTAACGCTAACAAAGGCTACATTATTACCAACAACCATGTTGTCAATGGTGCAGATAAAATTAAAATACAACTTAACGATGGTCGCGAATTTAACGCTAAACTGGTAGGACATGATGAACAAACTGACTTAGCATTACTTCAATTATTAAAATTTAAAAATCTCTCTGAAATAAAAATGGCTGATTCTGATATTTTAAAAGTTGGTGATTTTGCTGTTGCGATTGGCAATCCTTTTGGATTAGGTCAAACAGCAACTTCTGGTATTATATCAGCATTAGGAAGAAGTGGTTTAAACCTTGAAGGATTAGAAAATTTCATACAAACTGATGCCTCCATAAATAGAGGAAATTCTGGAGGGGCTCTAGTAAACTTACATGGAGAATTAATTGGGATTAATACTGCTATTTTAGCGCCTGGAGGAGGAAATATTGGCATCGGTTTTGCTATTCCTAGCAACATTGTGAAAAATTTAAGCCAACAATTAATTGAATTTGGAGAAGTAAAACGAGGTCAATTAGGAATAAAAGGCACAGAATTAACCGCTGATATCGCTAAAGCACTCAATATCGATGCGCAGCGCGGTGCATTTGTTAGCGAGGTGCTACCGGGTACCGCAGCCGCTAAAGCAAATATTAAAGCGGGGGATATTATCGTATCCATAGAAGGAAAACCAATAAAAAATTTTGCAGAATTAAGGGTGAAAATTGGTACTACTACTCCAGGTAAAAGTATAAAACTAGGATTATTACGAGATGGGAAAATACAAACAGTATCAGTTCTATTAGATGATAGCACCTCTGTGAGTACCAGTGAAGAAATGTTAACCCCAGCATTACAAGGAGCTTCTCTAAGTAATGGATATTTAAAAGATGGAACAAAAGGAGTGCAGGTTGAAGACGTAGTAAAAGATTCTCCAGCTTACTCTATTGGCCTACAAAAAGGCGATATAATTGTCGGGCTAAATCGTACGAAAGTGCACAATTTATCTCAATTACGTAAAATTTTAAACGAAAAACCATCAGTTATAGCACTTAATATTATGCGTGGAGATACAAACATATTCTTACTACTTCGTTGA
- the lptB gene encoding LPS export ABC transporter ATP-binding protein, producing the protein MTTLTIKNLSKIYKGRYVVKNISLYITSGEIVGLLGPNGSGKTTTFYMILGIVQHNSGSISIDEKDISMLPIYRRARLGIGYLPQESSIFRRLTVFDNLMAILQTQRNLNTKKRNKLIIELMNNFHISHLKNNIGQTLSGGERKRVEIARALAANPKFILLDEPFSGVDPISITDIQKIIKQLKARKLGILITDHNVRETLRICERAYIVNQGKSIAHGSPNEILNNKHVQQVYLGDIFKP; encoded by the coding sequence ATGACAACACTGACTATAAAAAATCTATCTAAAATTTATAAGGGACGGTATGTAGTTAAAAATATAAGCTTATACATAACTTCTGGAGAAATTGTTGGATTATTAGGCCCAAATGGATCGGGAAAAACCACAACATTTTATATGATATTAGGAATTGTTCAACACAATTCTGGTAGTATTTCAATTGATGAAAAAGATATTAGCATGTTACCAATCTACCGTAGAGCTCGATTAGGAATAGGCTATTTACCTCAAGAAAGCTCGATTTTTCGTCGATTAACTGTATTTGACAATTTAATGGCTATATTGCAAACTCAACGTAATCTTAATACAAAAAAACGTAATAAACTTATTATAGAATTGATGAATAATTTTCATATCAGTCATTTAAAAAATAATATTGGACAGACGTTGTCTGGAGGAGAACGAAAACGTGTAGAAATTGCACGAGCATTGGCTGCTAATCCTAAATTTATATTGCTTGACGAGCCATTTTCTGGAGTAGATCCAATTTCAATAACAGATATACAAAAAATTATTAAACAACTTAAAGCCCGAAAACTTGGAATACTAATAACCGATCATAATGTAAGAGAAACATTGCGTATATGTGAGCGAGCATATATAGTTAACCAAGGAAAATCAATTGCACATGGATCTCCTAATGAAATATTGAATAATAAGCACGTACAACAAGTATACTTAGGAGATATATTTAAGCCATAA
- the rpsI gene encoding 30S ribosomal protein S9, giving the protein MNLNQYYGTGRRKTSSARVFIKFGISNGRVIINKRTLDQYFPRNNTQATIIRPLQITNLLDKLDIYITVKGGGISGQAGAICHGMTRALLQYDEKLRGVLRSVGLVTRDSREVERKKVGLRKARRRPQFSKR; this is encoded by the coding sequence ATGAATTTAAATCAATATTATGGTACTGGACGCAGAAAAACTTCTTCTGCTCGAGTGTTTATTAAATTTGGGATAAGCAATGGAAGAGTTATTATAAATAAACGTACATTAGATCAATATTTTCCTAGAAACAATACACAGGCAACCATTATTAGGCCTTTGCAAATTACTAATTTATTAGATAAATTAGATATATATATTACTGTAAAAGGAGGAGGTATATCTGGTCAGGCTGGCGCGATATGTCATGGAATGACACGTGCATTATTGCAGTACGATGAGAAATTACGGGGTGTATTGCGATCAGTTGGGTTAGTTACTAGGGACTCTAGAGAAGTAGAAAGAAAAAAGGTGGGTTTACGTAAAGCACGAAGGCGTCCTCAGTTTTCTAAGCGTTAA